The following are encoded in a window of Lates calcarifer isolate ASB-BC8 linkage group LG20, TLL_Latcal_v3, whole genome shotgun sequence genomic DNA:
- the psmg1 gene encoding proteasome assembly chaperone 1, which yields MATFFGEVLSAYSRAVEEEEDDEDLEENEEDEQIRRELEEKREVHLHWRPEVSESLRSGNKLQCSDFVLAVGHNAARFLSVYVLTSANWDTVGHASVWNERSRAVTGQTNEESACIFYRHKDNPSVVICQVTCYIAEDQLFQWTEKVFDCLQHRELNVTVLSDSSVADYKTADYLCTSSAPFLRSIHTGTFSGQPVCQALEQPNIITGLPAAVLNHCQVHRIATVVYQCYSDVIGPDSVTMETYKPALTKLGKSIQVDCSPSTDILRKFVKTTDIQSNLYI from the exons ATGGCGACGTTTTTCGGTGAAGTTTTGTCGGCGTATTCTCGGGCcgtggaggaagaagaagacgacGAGGACCTCGAAGAAAACGAAGAAGATGAACAAATCcgcagagagctggaggagaagag GGAGGTTCATCTGCACTGGAGGCCTGAAGTCTCTGAATCGCTGAGGTCTGGAAACAAGTTGCAGTGTTCAGACTTTGTCCTCGCCGTGGGACACAACGCTGCCA GGTTTCTGTCAGTGTACGTTCTCACCTCCGCAAACTGGGACACAGTTGGACATGCATCAGTGTGGAACGAGAGGAGCCGGGCTGTAACCGGGCAAACCAATGAGGAGTCGGCGTGTATTTTCTACAGACACAAGGACAACCCATCA GTTGTGATATGCCAAGTGACTTGCTACATTGCAGAGGACCAGCTTTTTCAGTGGACAGAGAAG GTTTTTGACtgcctgcagcacagagagctgaatgtgacTGTGCTGTCCGATAGCTCTGTGGCTGATTACAAGACAGCAGACTATCTGTGCACCAGCTCCGCTCCCTTCCTGCGCTCTATCCACACCGGTACCTTCAGTGGTCAGCCTGTTTGCCAGGCACTGGAGCAACCCAACATAATTACTGGGCTTCCAGCTGCAG TACTGAATCACTGCCAGGTCCACCGCATCGCCACTGTTGTTTACCAGTGTTACAGTGATGTCATCGGCCCTGACTCTGTCACCATGGAGACCTACAAGCCTGCACTAACAAAGCTCGGGAAGTCCATACAG gtgGATTGTTCTCCAAGCACAGACATCCTCCGCAAGTTTGTCAAAACCACCGACATTCAGAGTAATCTTTATATCTGA